The Coffea arabica cultivar ET-39 chromosome 9c, Coffea Arabica ET-39 HiFi, whole genome shotgun sequence nucleotide sequence CAAATTTGATAGTACTTAAGGACATGTCATTATGTACAGTCCAAATCCAAGAGAGGAGCCCGCAACCCCAAACATGTCCTACTTACCAAAACAAAGTAAAATCTTCACTTATATGACAGACACAAATACACAAGACAATAAAGGAACACAACCCCTATAACAACGAAAACCAACAACTATAGCCAAGCATAATTAGATCAGGggagaaggaaaaaaggaagagtCATATCACGACAGAAGACAACTCGCTCTCAAATCTCTGATGTCTGAATATATAGAGCTAGGCCAGCCCAGCCAGCCAGCCAGCCAGCAGGCAGATTGGGAGGATTATATACTTATTCCTCCTACCATTTCAGCAGCACATTCAGaagcaagaaaatagaaaaccTCATCATCACGTTCTACCCTTCTCCCTTCTGAAGTCTGATCCCCCCCACCTCCCACTCACGCGCTGAGCTAGTAGTAGTTGTGATCTTTACTTTCTCCGCGTTTCCTTAGGCTCTGGTCTTGGGGGACTTTCCCCCGCCGATACCTTATTAcccttccttcctctcctcctCTCCCTCTTGTTCTGCTCTCCTATAATTTTACCATTTACCACTGCTAGTACTACTCGAGTACTCAGCATAAAAAATACTACAAGCCcttttggattttctctctttctctcaacCTTTGAGTCCAGTACTACGCCAAAGTTCACGCTCtcattctctctttttctctttccggCTGTCTCTATCTCTATCTCTACGGATACGTTGAATTGTTTGTTCACGACATAGgagtcttccttttcttccGCTTCGCCTACTTTATCACCATCTTTGTATGCTTGTTTCCtgccatttttttgtttctttttcatttttttactaAGTTAGTAGCAGTGAAGGGCGAAAAGTttgcaaccaagaaaaaagaagatCCCATTTGCATGATTGTTCTCTATTTTTAAGCCATTCCCACCAAAAAAAAGGTCAAGAAAAGGCCACTGAAAACCCATAGCTAGCTAGCCATCATCCATATGTATTTTCTCACGGGACAAGACTAAAAGGGAAGAAAGATATATAGCTGCGCGGTAGGCTGGTTCTTGGATTTTGCCTTTTTGGTGGTGGCTTCTTGAGAGGAGGAGAAGAGGGCTTTCAACTTTCAACTTTCAAGTCTAGAAAGTTGATTGAAAAGGGCTTTGCATTTTGCAAGATCCAATAATAATCCAAGTTGGTGTGTATGCTGATCAATATCCTATCATATCATACCGTATCATCACCCCGTCTGTCAACAGAGGAGCCAAACAAAAAGGTGCTGTAgaaggaaagaaggaaaaggtTTGACCGAAGAAATCGAGGCACGCAAACCTTCTAGGAAGGAAGAATAGAAGAGAGAATTAAGGAAGAGCCCCATCACCACCAACTTTTATTCTATTCTCAGTTCTTTATCTTTTATAATACTACAAggtttgcattttcttttttcttttccttttttttttccctcttggcTACTACTTAGACTGCTATCATTTTCGTACAACTACACTCATTTGTTTTTTGGAAATTCTATATATTTTCTTAGTAGTATGTGTGATtaacaaaaaaagagaaacaaactAGCTAGTGAGTACTGAACTGAGTAGTGACATCTCCCTcagtctccttttttttttaacaggtAAATGAAGTAATCTTGCTCTCTttgctttcccttttctttttcatcacatCTGCCCTCAATCCCACAAAATCCCTCTTGGTCATAGTTATGAATGAAATGCAAGCAAGATCTTCCTCTTCTTAGCATCGAAAATAGTGACACAATAGGAGAGAAAAGTCTTACTTTCACGAGATCCAATCCACAATACTACCGGTAAAATCTTCCTTTCTTGCATTGCTAACCCTAATAATTTAAGGTATGTCCACACATAGTACGCTGTATgcacacgcacacacacacgcacGCACGAGCTCACACATATATACCATCTTTTTTCTATAATTTGTGTcttcaaaaaagtcaagaaaatcccaattagggtttctatcCAGCTGTCTGAATGAAGATACATGTATCTTTGTCCAAGATTTCTTACTACAAACATGTGACTTGGTTGCAAATTTCCCTGAAATCTCCCTTGTTATTAGGAATTCAAATTAAATTGAAATTTCTCCTTTCTTGAACATAGCTGGTCACCTCAAAATAACCAGCGGATGACAAaatctttttgttcttttggtgAAATTAAGGAAGCCCTTTATAGTTTGTGTCCAAGATATTTTTAAGGGCAAGTACTTAATTTTAATTACGCCTTCCAAATTGATTTCTtcagtttttttcttttataacaTTTTCTGgctattgaatttcaaaatgattattCAAGCTCCTTTAAAGCTGCTTAACTTGAACTTTTGGtctcttttattcttttttacttttgctCACCTTTCCACTCAATTTTAGCTTCCTATATCTCATCATTGAAAATAATAGAAGAGAAAGAAAGCCGCAGACTCCTACAAACTCGCAGCCGCAAAATGGATTGGGGTTTGCTTTGCCATgtcatttcttccttctttcaaTTCTTATGTCAAGGAAAATATGTGAACTTTTTCCTATCCTAGGCTTGCAGCCTATCTATTTTGACCTCTCtagatttttttctctttttctcttttcttttcaaagtcAAAAGAGAAAATAGGAAATGAACAGTTTAGCCTGAAAGTATCGGTCTTGATCTGTTTTTCCtattcttttcccctttttgtgtttctttttattctttttttttggggcgaggggagggggggggggtgggggtaTGGTTTCAGTATGTGGAATGGGTAAACATATGTATACGTTTTGGATTGTCTCTATCATGTTTCTCTTTATTCTTCTTGTGAGAAGAATATTTGCACTTCTGAAAACACCGTCTTGTAGCCCGTATCTTTAGATCCCTTTTCTCCACATTTTCTCAACATAGGtcctcaaaaaaataagaaGGGACATTACAAAATTTGGACCTTTTCCATGCATTTTCCCTTGAATATTTTCCATACCTACTCTATGGAGATCCCAGATCCCATCTAAGTTATAGCTTCCACTTTCATCATTAAAAATGCTTAaacctctttttttccttttttttttgttacacaaaaaaaaaagtttggttTCATTTATTGctttatgtttttctttttggcatatttgatgtgggaatttttttttttttttttttggtgtttgacATTTTAGGATAAGAGGAGAAGATACCAGAGAAGAAAACACTAGTAAGCTGCTGTACTAAGTTGTAGTCATGGCATCATCCTCCAATTCACCGTGTGCAGCATGTAAATTTCTCCGTCGAAAGTGCCAGCCAGAATGTGTCTTTGCACCATATTTTCCACCGGACCAACCCCAGAAGTTTGCAAATGTGCACAGAGTTTTTGGAGCCAGCAATGTAACAAAGTTGCTCAATGAATTGCAGCCCCATCAGCGAGAGGATGCTGTCAATTCCCTAGCTTATGAGGCCGACATGCGTCTCCGGGACCCTGTTTACGGCTGCGTAGGGGTCATTTCCCTCCTCCAACACCAGCTCCGCCAGCTTCAGATGGACCTCAGTTGTGCCAAGTCAGAACTCTCCAAGTATCAAAGCCTAGGCATCACCAGTCATGGCCTAATCGCGGCAGCGGCTGCTGCAGCCACAGCTACAACTCATCACCATCATCACCCGCAGAATTTAGGCATCAACTTCATCGGTGGAGGTGGAAGTGGCCGCGAGCAGTACTACCATCATCAGTTTTTCCCCAGGGATCAGCAACAAGTGATCCGGGCTTTTGACGGGGGCAATAATTATGATGCCAGCAGCCTTCTTGCCATGAATGTTTCAGCAAGCATTGGGCAGCTGAGTCAGTTTCAGCATCCAAGAGCTGCTGGTGGAGACGGCAGACGAACGCCCATTGAACCATCTTAGGGTTTCACATACTTCTTGGACTGAAAACCCTACCAAAATCCACCTGTTGTTGGTAAAAGGAGATGCCCTTACCCAGCTGCCCTAGCTGTTGATGGGTTCTACTCCTTGTTGCTTTGGATGTTACAATATTGCCTTACCATATTGTCATCATACTCTGACAATTATTATGCTAAATTTTTACAAGTTCAATCCGACTAGAATTTTGATGAAATCCCATTTTTCTGCAATATATATGTATGCGTAAACAACTTAGACCTTAGCTGGGGTATGTTGACATTAAATGGATGTCcatcttttgttttactctttgTTCCTCggattttgtttatattatgTTGTAGTAGAATTGAACTCTGGTTAGAATTAATGTCTATTTTCAACCACTTATAGTTTTGGGACACTCTCCCTCTAACCCTTCCTTCCCTACAGTATAAGTTAAAGTAGGAACAGGAATCGTCcatcaaaaaaagaaataaattatagTTTGGGGTTCAGGCTAAAGGAATTGTAAGCAGTAGCTAGCAATCAGAAGAAAAAGGCATTTGGTCATGGCAACATGTACTTGGCCTTTGGAACTTAGCGGTTTCACAGTAACAAGAATAGTCGGCTGGGCCCTTTAACAGTTCTATTTTGTTGTTACCTCCTTGAATCTTTGACATTCTACAGTCTTGAGGGAGAGGCAGGGAAGACAGCAATAATAGAAAGCTTTAAGcgaagaaaataaaagatgtTAAAATGAATCTGTCGAATTTTCATACATTGCCAGGTTACCAGACAGTGATAATATATTGGCAGGGCGAATGGTCCAATAGACTGTTTAAGTTTTATGAATTGTGACATATGGTGTTCCAAACTCCGTTCTCATCAATAATTGAATCGTCAAATGCTCAAAAGACAGAATGTCTCTGCCAAAGTAGTTggagtgtttggatagagtgttatttgattctaacattttttgtgatgtgatgtatgtgagataaaaaggtgattgagaatataaaaatgtgaattgaaaaatgtgtttatgatgcaaacgaaatattatttggaataatatgGATAACAAGTGGATAACAAGTGGTACGTGGTCTGAATTAAAATGAAAAAGGTTGGATAGTTtataagcaaaatattaaggAGGGGAAGTGAAATAATTAGTGGTTTATTATAACCATTGCAATATAAGGTGCCCTTGCAAACATTTTTTACCCTAACACAACTAAAATTTTGCCCAATCCATGGAGCTAATTAAGCATCCTAACAAAACTAgctagttaaaaaaaaaaattaatagggACTCTCCAAAATGGCCAAGAATAGTTGCTCACGAGATGGACAAACACTGTCGAGTCGAACTTAACCTAATTTTAAGTGTGCGATCTCTTTTAGGTTTCGCACGCATTTTCACTAACAAATTGCCCATCCTTTTCTTAGAAAAGCTGCAATTAATAGGATTCACTAACACTCCTTTACCAGAAGGAGAATAGTATGAAACTCCTTTTCCTTCCACAAGTACGTACAAAGAGATATGAATATAGTCGCGAAAAGAAACATATAATTTGTCTAAATAAACCCTCGATCGACATTGTTTGTGTCCACCAGCCTAAAACCCTAGTGATTGATGTCTAGCACAATGGTATAAAaattaacttttactttgattTCGAAATCTCTAAGCATGCACTTATATATCCATTAACTGTTCAATTAATTAGGATATAGCTACTAGCTCTTTAATCTCTTTCTTGTTAATGCAAATTAAACTATGACAGGTGACAACAAATTCCAATTGGTATGCTTGTATAATAATTAAAGTTGCATGCACAACATAAGATAATCATATCCTGCATATATTTCTTTGTTTATACTCTCATATATAATTCCTCCATATATAGGACAAATATTCTTCACATATATTTAGTCCCCTTTTATGTATCCGAGAGGCTTGTCCTATGCAAATAGACCCGGCCGGAAAGGAACACCATCACCTACAAACTTACAGAATTGGCTCGAGAAGAAAACCAACTAAACTAAGAAGGATCAGAAAAGTTACCTTTccaacaaagaaaacaaattaATTTGTGCTAGCTATCACATGTTGAAGGCTGTACAAAAAATTTGCATTGAAACCACAGGACAAATGTTGTGAAACATGTACAAACAACTTTAAATTTGTGAGATGAAAATGACCATGCCAGGTGTGGTTTCTGGTTTGCACGAACTTTCACATATGTTCCTTTAAGGCTTATTATTATCACCAAAATTGCAAATGAACATTAATCAGCTGCTGGTTGCTAGCTACTTTGTCTGGATGCTGTAAGACATGATATCATTGAGCTCCTAACATTTAAACACCACTCTGAAATTAATGCGTTTCCCAAATCAAAGATAgtaatacatacatatatgtatttatatatggAATTGAATGCAGCTTCTGAATAAAAGTTTGTAGTAGGAGAAGGCCACAGAGCCATTGTTGGGGCCAAGACGTTTCCAGCTTAGAATCAGAGTATAACTGCAAAAGCATGAGGAGCCGTTCGCTAAGACTTTAATGCACATTCAAAAATCCCAGTTTGATTTTTTTGGCACCATAAAATCTTGGAGACATAAGCTGGTCCGTATATTCGTATATAACCACTAGATTTGAACATCCAAAATCAGTTATTTTCAGGGCTAAAACTCTCGGCAttatttagaccctttttttttttctgtcgaAGTTAAACataaatttctgaaaattttgatCGTTGTAGTGACttcttcatatatatatattatctgTATGAATTTCTTCTAAGACTCGGTTGGTAGGAACATTAACTATGTAAGAGTAAGTCCCGTAGTTCAGTTCTCGAACCTCCCTTCTTCTGCTTACTCCTGTAAGGTTTAAATTAGAGTCTCTtttgaatcaagaaaacatACCACATATCCACCCGAAAACAAAAACATTGGCAAGAAAAGATGGAGCATAAAGTTTCATATGttgtcaaaaatggaaaacaaaaaattatatgcgtctcaaaaatcaaaatcaatggAAAGTAGAGAGTCCAAATGCACGACAATGATGACGTACTAGTGCAATGATGGCCAGACCTTTAAATGTGTTTGACAGTggggcttcctctctctctctctctttctttcccctTATTTCATCAGGTACTGCTAACCCTTGAGACTCGCATGCGTTCTTTCGTATATCGACGCACGAGTTTTACCATTTCCTCATCAGGCAAAC carries:
- the LOC113708545 gene encoding protein ASYMMETRIC LEAVES 2-like, producing MASSSNSPCAACKFLRRKCQPECVFAPYFPPDQPQKFANVHRVFGASNVTKLLNELQPHQREDAVNSLAYEADMRLRDPVYGCVGVISLLQHQLRQLQMDLSCAKSELSKYQSLGITSHGLIAAAAAAATATTHHHHHPQNLGINFIGGGGSGREQYYHHQFFPRDQQQVIRAFDGGNNYDASSLLAMNVSASIGQLSQFQHPRAAGGDGRRTPIEPS